The following coding sequences lie in one Capsicum annuum cultivar UCD-10X-F1 chromosome 5, UCD10Xv1.1, whole genome shotgun sequence genomic window:
- the LOC107871376 gene encoding peroxidase 5: MDLKVIAFISCLIFSLSVSTLAKRPPSCPLKVGYYSHTCPSAEAIVRNVVYKAVSRNPGIAGGLIRLHFHDCFVRGCDASVLLDGPDSEKESVANKNSLRGFEVIDEAKKQLEAACPGTVSCADILAFAARDSSYKVGKINYNVQAGRRDGYVSIKKEALDNLPSPFVGVKELIKSFTRKGMSVDEMVTLSGAHSIGIAHCAVFANRIYPQNKQQNLPIDREYRKMLKSICPPEALTNGTGVANPAHLDVMTPNKLDNKYYMDLMSKKGLLVSDQTLMSDPKTANLVNFNARYGRVWGKKFADAMVHMGTLDVLTGWKGEIRKNCHSVN, from the exons ATGGATTTGAAGGTGATTgcgtttatttcttgcttgatttTCTCTCTTTCAGTTTCAACGTTGGCAAAACGACCACCTTCCTGTCCGCTTAAAGTAGGTTACTATAGCCATACTTGTCCGTCTGCTGAAGCCATTGTGAGAAATGTTGTGTATAAAGCCGTGTCTCGTAATCCAGGCATAGCTGGTGGACTTATCAGGCTGCATTTTCATGATTGCTTCGTGAGG GGATGTGATGCATCTGTACTACTGGATGGACCGGATTCAGAAAAGGAAAGCGTAGCGAACAAGAACAGTTTACGAGGTTTTGAAGTGATTGATGAAGCTAAGAAGCAGCTCGAGGCTGCATGCCCGGGAACTGTCTCGTGTGCTGACATTCTTGCCTTTGCAGCACGCGACAGTTCCTACAAAGTTGGGAAAATAAACTATAATGTCCAAGCAGGACGTCGTGATGGATATGTTTCCATCAAAAAGGAGGCCTTAGATAATCTTCCTTCTCCGTTTGTCGGTGTCAAGGAACTAATCAAGAGCTTTACAAGAAAAGGGATGTCAGTTGATGAAATGGTGACCCTTTCTGGTGCACATTCTATTGGCATTGCTCATTGTGCTGTTTTCGCGAACCGTATATACCctcaaaacaaacaacaaaatctGCCAATCGATCGCGAATACAGAAAGATGTTGAAGTCCATTTGCCCACCAGAAGCACTTACAAATGGAACAGGAGTAGCTAATCCTGCTCATCTCGATGTCATGACACCAAACAAATTGGATAACAAATACTACATGGATTTAATGAGTAAGAAGGGACTTCTAGTTTCTGATCAAACACTGATGAGCGATCCTAAAACCGCGAATTTGGTGAACTTTAACGCGAGGTATGGGCGCGTTTGGGGTAAGAAGTTTGCGGATGCAATGGTGCATATGGGAACTTTGGATGTCCTCACGGGATGGAAGGGCGAGATCAGGAAGAACTGTCATTCCGTCAACtaa
- the LOC107871377 gene encoding copper transport protein ATX1, with the protein MSQTVVLKVGMSCEGCVGAVKRVLGKMEGVETFDIDLKEQKVTVKGNVQPDAVLKTVSKTGKPSSFWEAGETAKTEAVSTA; encoded by the exons ATGTCTCAG ACTGTTGTTCTCAAGGTTGGCATGTCATGCGAAGGCTGTGTCGGGGCTGTGAAAAGGGTCTTGGGGAAAATGGAAG GTGTAGAAACTTTCGACATTGATCTGAAGGAGCAAAAAGTGACGGTGAAGGGCAATGTTCAACCAGACGCTGTTCTCAAGACCGTTTCAAAGACCGGAAAGCCATCTTCGTTCTGGGAAGCAGGAGAAACGGCTAAAACAGAAGCTGTTAGTACAGCTTGA